The Kazachstania africana CBS 2517 chromosome 8, complete genome genome contains a region encoding:
- the KAFR0H00230 gene encoding uncharacterized protein yields MSSHTNSEEAEKLSVITDEKNNIDLKKTTVSSEDQILDTESYKLQNDNEFDPEHPDYQEEGYEMPTEEELRTLRHVSGRIPFRCFLIAVVELSERFSYYGLSAPFQNYMANTPSDSPPGVLQLNSDGATGLSYFFQFWCYITPVLGGYLADTNWGRYNTIAVGTGIYIVGIFVLFITSFKSIAGKNGALGGFIVALILIGIGTGFIKANLSVLIADQIPAKRPRVKTLKSGERVIEDHDITIQNVFMFFYLMINIGSLSVIATTELEQHVGFWAAYLLPFCFFWIAVIVLVLGRRSYTLKPTSDRVIEKSFKFCWALTKNKFNWSAVTPAENPEVTFSWDDKFVEEIRVALAACKVFLFYPIYWTCYGQMTNNFVTMGSMLQLHGLPNDIFQAIDSIALIVFIPICEKFFYPFIRRFTPFRPITKITYGFWLASASMVWACVLQYFIYKTGPNYKHPLADGPNNVHVAWQVPAYVLIAFSEIFASITGLEYAYSKAPASMKSFIMALFLFMNAFGSAIGCALSPVSKDPDYTWLYCGLAVTAFITGCAFWFCFRHYNDIEDEMNALNYEDEDIITENNQDIEMVHPLSAYTSPKSL; encoded by the coding sequence ATGTCCTCTCACACAAATAGTGAAGAAGCTGAGAAGCTCTCAGTCATTactgatgaaaaaaataatatcgatttaaagaaaactaCTGTAAGCAGTGAAGATCAAATTTTAGACACTGAATCTTacaaattacaaaatgataACGAATTCGACCCTGAACATCCAGATTatcaagaagaaggttATGAAATGCctactgaagaagaattacGGACCCTTAGACATGTCAGTGGTCGTATCCCATTCAGATGTTTCCTCATTGCTGTAGTCGAACTATCCGAAAGATTTTCATACTATGGGTTATCCGCACCTTTCCAAAACTACATGGCTAATACTCCAAGTGATTCTCCACCAGGTGTTTTACAATTAAATAGTGATGGTGCTACTGGTTTAtcttatttctttcaattttggtgTTATATTACACCTGTTCTTGGTGGTTACTTAGCCGACACCAACTGGGGTAGATACAACACTATCGCAGTCGGTACTGGTATCTACATTGTTGGTATTTTCGttcttttcattacttctttcaaatctatCGCAGGTAAAAATGGTGCTTTAGGTGGTTTCATTGTGGCTCTTATTTTAATCGGTATTGGCACTGGTTTTATCAAAGCGAACCTTTCTGTTTTAATCGCTGATCAAATTCCGGCAAAGAGACCAAGAGTCAAGACCTTGAAGTCTGGTGAAAGAGTCATTGAAGATCATGATATTACCATTCAAAACGTCTTCATGTTCTTCTACTTAATGATTAATATTGGTTCTCTTTCTGTTATTGCTACTACAGAACTTGAACAGCATGTTGGTTTCTGGGCTGCTTACTTACTACCATTCTGTTTCTTCTGGATTGCTGTCATTGTCTTAGTCTTAGGTAGGAGGTCTTATACCCTTAAACCAACTTCCGATAGAGTCATTGAAAAGTCTTTCAAGTTTTGTTGGGCCCTTACAAAGAACAAGTTCAACTGGTCTGCTGTTACTCCAGCAGAAAATCCTGAAGTCACTTTCTCTTGGGATGATAAATTCGTTGAAGAAATCAGGGTTGCTTTGGCCGCTTGTAAAGTGTTTTTGTTCTACCCAATTTACTGGACTTGTTACGGTCAAATGACTAATAATTTCGTTACTATGGGTAGTATGTTACAATTACATGGATTAccaaatgatattttccaaGCTATCGATTCCATTGCATTAATTGTTTTCATTCCAATTTgtgagaaatttttttaccCTTTCATTAGAAGGTTCACCCCATTTAGACCAATCACAAAAATTACTTACGGTTTCTGGCTAGCTTCTGCTTCTATGGTCTGGGCTTGTGTCTTACAGTACTTTATTTACAAAACGGGTCCAAATTACAAGCACCCATTAGCTGACGGTCCAAACAACGTTCACGTCGCATGGCAAGTTCCTGCTTACGTGTTAATTGCCTTCTCTGAAATCTTCGCCTCCATTACTGGTCTAGAATATGCTTATTCAAAGGCTCCAGCCAGTATGAAGTCTTTCATCATGGCTCTTTTCTTATTCATGAACGCCTTCGGTTCTGCCATCGGTTGTGCCTTATCTCCAGTCTCTAAGGATCCAGATTATACATGGTTATACTGTGGTCTAGCTGTCACTGCTTTCATTACTGGTTGTGCATTCTGGTTTTGTTTCAGACATTacaatgatattgaagatgaaatgaaCGCTCTGAATTACGAAGATGAAGACATAATCACGGAGAACAAccaagatattgaaatggTTCATCCACTGTCAGCTTACACTTCCCCAAAGAGTCTGTAA
- the KAFR0H00240 gene encoding uncharacterized protein (similar to Saccharomyces cerevisiae PTR2 (YKR093W); ancestral locus Anc_5.698) produces the protein MSTHIATNDDPSSINTSMEKNYIELKNTKVSSSDGEHKDTEAYTLQDGSIEPDHEDYQEEGYEIPTQDEMKTLRRVGGRIPFRCFLVALVELAERFSYYGLSAPFQNYMQNGPTDSPPGVLQLNSSGATGLSYFFQFWCYITPIFGGYLADTKWGRYNTIGVGTVIYIIGIFILFITSFKTVAGRDGALAGFILALILIGFATGLIKSNLSVLIADQIPAKRPRVKTLKSGERVIEDHDVTIQNVFMFFYLMINIGSLSVIATTELELNVGFWAAYLLPFCFFWIAVIVIVAGKRQYIIKPTGDRVIAKSFKVCWILCKNKFDITSAKPSYHPESEFPWEDKFVDEIQRALAACKVFLFYPIYWTCYGQMVNNFITMGSMMQLHGLPNDIFQAINSISLIIFIPICEKFLYPFIRRFTPLRPVTRIFCGFIFAAMAMVWSCVLQHFIYSTGPNYNRPLELGANDIHVGWQVPAYVFIAFSEIFASITGLEYAYSKAPANMKSFIMALFLFMNAFGSAIGCALSPVSKDPDYTWLYGSLAVACFLSGLIFWLCFRKYNKIEDEMNALDFTDSEEDEILIRRAEDEDVASLKA, from the coding sequence ATGTCTACACATATAGCTACTAATGACGATCCGTCATCCATAAACACTTCAATGGAAAAAAACTACattgaattaaaaaatacaaaagTAAGCAGTTCAGATGGTGAGCACAAGGACACAGAAGCTTACACATTACAAGATGGTTCTATTGAGCCAGACCACGAGGATTATCAAGAAGAAGGCTATGAAATCCCAACACaagatgaaatgaaaaCATTAAGACGTGTAGGTGGCCGTATTCCATTCAGATGTTTCTTGGTTGCTCTGGTCGAATTGGCAGAAAGATTTTCTTACTATGGGTTATCCGCACCtttccaaaattatatGCAAAATGGGCCAACCGATTCTCCACCTGGTGTTCTACAATTGAACAGTAGTGGTGCTACAGGCCTATCCTACTTCTTCCAATTCTGGTGTTACATCACCCCCATTTTTGGTGGTTACTTAGCCGATACTAAATGGGGCAGGTACAATACTATCGGTGTCGGTACTGTTATTTACATCATCGGTATTTTCATTCTATTTATTACATCTTTTAAAACAGTGGCTGGTCGTGATGGTGCTTTAGCAGGATTTATACTTGCGCTTATTTTGATTGGGTTTGCAACTGGTTTAATTAAATCAAATCTATCTGTTTTAATCGCAGACCAAATTCCAGCCAAGAGACCAAGAGTCAAGACCTTGAAATCCGGTGAAAGGGTCATTGAAGACCACGATGTTACTATACAAAATGTGTTCATGTTCTTCTACCTAATGATTAATATTGGTTCTTTGTCAGTTATTGCGACAACAGAACTTGAATTGAATGTCGGCTTTTGGGCAGCCTATTTACTACCTTTCTGTTTCTTCTGGATTGCCGTTATTGTAATTGTTGCTGGGAAGAGACAATACATCATCAAACCAACGGGAGACAGAGTTATTGCCAAATCTTTCAAGGTCTGTTGGATACTTTGTAAGAACAAGTTTGATATCACATCCGCCAAGCCATCGTATCATCCGGAATCAGAATTCCCATGGGAGGACAAATTTGTCGATGAAATACAAAGAGCGCTGGCTGCATGTAAAGTATTTCTATTCTATCCAATCTATTGGACTTGTTACGGACAAATGGttaacaattttatcaCCATGGGTAGTATGATGCAATTACATGGATTACCAAACGATATTTTCCAAGCAAttaattcaatatcattaattattttcattccaATTTGTGAGAAATTCTTGTATCCATTTATTAGAAGGTTTACACCATTGAGACCAGTGACTAGAATCTTTTGTGGATTTATCTTTGCTGCAATGGCAATGGTGTGGTCATGCGTGCTTCaacattttatttattccACCGGACCAAACTATAATCGACCACTGGAGCTTGGTGCCAACGACATCCATGTTGGATGGCAAGTACCCGCTTATGTCTTCATTGCATTTTCGGAAATTTTTGCATCTATTACTGGTCTAGAATATGCATATTCAAAAGCACCAGCTAATATGAAGTCTTTTATCATGGctcttttcttgttcatGAATGCTTTCGGTTCTGCTATCGGTTGTGCCTTATCTCCAGTCTCTAAGGATCCTGATTACACATGGTTATACGGCAGTCTAGCTGTCGCATGTTTCTTATCGGGATTAATTTTCTGGTTATGTTtcagaaaatataataagaTAGAAGACGAAATGAATGCTCTAGATTTTACTGATAGTGAAGAGGACGAAATTTTAATAAGACGAGCAGAAGACGAAGACGTGGCAAGTTTGAAGGCCTAA